The following are encoded together in the Piscinibacter lacus genome:
- the nth gene encoding endonuclease III — protein MKRDAIETFFATLAAANPHPATELAYSSVFELLAAVLLSAQATDVGVNKATRRLFALAPTPQKMLALGVEGVAEQIKTIGLYRNKAKHLVETCRILVEQHGGEVPGSREALEALPGVGRKTANVVLNVAFGQPTMAVDTHIFRVGNRTGLAPGKTPLAVELKLLKRIPPAYLVHAHHWLILHGRYVCQARAPRCGACAVRTVCGFREKTDRA, from the coding sequence ATGAAGCGCGACGCGATCGAGACCTTCTTCGCCACCCTGGCTGCGGCCAATCCGCATCCGGCCACCGAACTGGCCTACAGCAGCGTCTTCGAGCTGCTGGCGGCCGTGCTGCTCTCGGCCCAGGCGACCGATGTCGGCGTCAACAAGGCCACCCGGCGGCTGTTCGCGCTGGCGCCCACGCCGCAGAAGATGCTGGCCCTGGGGGTCGAAGGCGTGGCCGAGCAGATCAAGACCATCGGTCTCTACCGCAACAAGGCCAAGCACCTGGTGGAGACCTGCCGCATCCTGGTCGAGCAGCATGGCGGCGAGGTGCCGGGCAGCCGCGAGGCCCTGGAGGCCCTGCCCGGGGTGGGCCGCAAGACGGCCAATGTCGTGCTCAATGTGGCCTTCGGCCAGCCGACGATGGCGGTCGACACCCATATCTTCCGCGTCGGCAACCGCACCGGCCTGGCGCCGGGCAAGACGCCGCTGGCCGTCGAGCTGAAGCTGCTCAAGCGCATCCCGCCGGCCTATTTGGTGCACGCGCACCACTGGCTGATCCTGCACGGCCGCTATGTCTGCCAGGCCCGCGCGCCGCGCTGCGGCGCCTGTGCGGTTCGCACGGTCTGCGGCTTCCGCGAGAAGACCGACCGGGCCTGA
- a CDS encoding DUF904 domain-containing protein → MSSIEDLSARVERLLLRHEELQRAHGLLEQQLLAVSAERDSLRGRLAAARQRIDALLDRLQADAPAAAAPPTGEMP, encoded by the coding sequence ATGTCGAGCATCGAGGACCTGAGCGCACGCGTGGAGCGGCTTCTCCTGCGCCACGAGGAACTGCAGCGGGCCCACGGGCTCTTGGAGCAGCAACTGCTGGCCGTCTCGGCCGAGCGCGATTCGCTGCGCGGCCGCCTGGCGGCCGCCCGCCAGCGCATCGACGCCCTGCTCGACCGGCTCCAGGCCGATGCGCCCGCCGCCGCCGCGCCGCCGACCGGGGAGATGCCGTGA